From a single Cytophagales bacterium WSM2-2 genomic region:
- the kipA gene encoding KipI antagonist, whose amino-acid sequence MSIRILKPSLLTSLVANRREGFRSWGIGPGGAMDHFAFHVANYLVGNENESVIEFGYSSAEILFEKNYLVCVTGKGYTVQVDGIDFPLWKPLKIASDSKLSLTKTSKGAWAYMAVHGGWRAQAWLGSETTNLSAISGGFQGKLIQKNDVIEGNLSVPIAKSQALTWGISTRELNQVYSPVDEIRCMSSIETDLLSEVTEQKFFTEDFILSSQSNRMGYRMQGPRLSLKQPVELVSSPVDFGTIQLLPDGNIIVLMADHQTTGGYPRIASVIKADLPRLAQAFPGEKIKFIRIAFSDAEDFMNSEKNRLAELKRSCHLQFKNSIQL is encoded by the coding sequence ATGAGTATTAGAATTCTGAAGCCATCACTCCTGACAAGCCTTGTTGCTAACAGGCGAGAAGGTTTTCGCAGTTGGGGAATTGGTCCGGGTGGGGCTATGGACCATTTCGCATTTCATGTGGCCAACTACCTCGTCGGAAATGAGAATGAAAGTGTGATCGAGTTTGGCTATTCTTCTGCAGAAATTTTATTCGAGAAGAACTACCTGGTTTGTGTTACAGGAAAGGGCTATACAGTTCAAGTTGATGGAATTGATTTCCCGCTGTGGAAGCCATTGAAAATTGCATCTGATTCAAAATTAAGCCTGACTAAAACTTCCAAAGGAGCATGGGCGTATATGGCTGTTCATGGAGGTTGGAGAGCGCAAGCGTGGCTCGGGAGTGAAACGACTAACCTGAGTGCCATCAGTGGAGGATTTCAGGGAAAGCTTATCCAAAAGAATGATGTGATCGAAGGGAATCTTTCCGTACCAATTGCCAAATCACAAGCGTTGACCTGGGGAATCTCGACCAGGGAGTTGAACCAGGTATATTCACCAGTTGACGAAATTCGATGTATGTCGTCTATTGAAACTGACTTGCTTTCAGAAGTGACGGAACAGAAATTTTTTACTGAAGATTTTATTCTTTCAAGTCAAAGTAACCGGATGGGCTATCGAATGCAAGGCCCCAGACTTTCGCTGAAACAACCAGTTGAGTTGGTTTCGTCCCCCGTGGATTTTGGAACGATTCAATTGTTACCCGACGGAAATATCATTGTGCTAATGGCGGACCATCAAACGACTGGTGGTTATCCGAGAATAGCTTCAGTTATCAAAGCGGATTTGCCCAGACTTGCTCAGGCCTTTCCGGGAGAGAAAATAAAATTCATAAGAATCGCCTTTTCGGATGCAGAAGATTTCATGAATTCTGAAAAAAATCGTCTTGCAGAGTTGAAGCGAAGTTGTCATCTTCAATTCAAAAATTCTATTCAGCTATGA
- a CDS encoding UPF0271 protein, whose product MGKAIDLNCDVAEGVGNEELLMPWISSANIACGYHAGDEDLMKRTIDLCLKYNVAAGAHPSFPDRKNFGRTNMNLPPDEVFQIVLEQLTIIGKIAKDQGARLHHVKPHGALYNMAAKDAILAGAIAKAVKVFDASLVYFGLAQSIMISEAGKLNLKTANEVFADRTYQSDGSLTPRTESNALIANEADALSQAIRFAKENKVISLSGEELSLRADTICLHGDGAHAVTFAEVIHKRLINEGIKIKSIQ is encoded by the coding sequence ATGGGAAAAGCGATCGATCTAAATTGTGATGTGGCTGAAGGAGTCGGCAACGAAGAGTTATTAATGCCATGGATTAGCTCTGCTAATATTGCCTGCGGCTATCATGCCGGAGACGAAGATCTAATGAAACGTACAATTGATCTTTGCCTGAAATACAATGTTGCTGCAGGAGCTCACCCTTCTTTTCCGGACCGGAAAAATTTTGGGCGGACTAACATGAACTTACCGCCAGATGAAGTATTTCAAATTGTTTTAGAACAACTTACTATTATTGGAAAGATCGCCAAAGACCAAGGCGCCCGACTGCATCATGTAAAACCGCATGGAGCGCTTTATAATATGGCTGCAAAAGATGCGATTCTTGCCGGGGCGATTGCAAAAGCGGTTAAGGTATTTGATGCCAGCTTAGTTTATTTTGGGTTGGCACAAAGTATCATGATTTCGGAAGCTGGGAAATTGAACTTAAAAACGGCCAATGAAGTATTCGCAGACCGAACCTATCAATCCGATGGATCGCTTACGCCTCGGACAGAATCAAATGCTTTGATTGCTAATGAAGCAGACGCGCTAAGCCAAGCCATTCGATTTGCTAAGGAAAATAAGGTCATAAGTTTATCTGGTGAAGAACTCTCCTTAAGAGCTGACACCATTTGCCTTCATGGCGATGGAGCGCACGCTGTCACTTTTGCGGAAGTAATTCATAAACGACTTATAAACGAAGGAATCAAAATCAAATCAATTCAATGA
- the ycsG gene encoding putative membrane protein YcsG has protein sequence MKKSFLSGPLAGAAFLMATSAIGPGFITQTTKFTEQLRGSFGFVILISVLLDIGAQLNIWRLVSVSKMYAQDLANKVLPGAGHFLTVLILLGGLAFNIGNIAGAGLGLQVLTGCSVETGAIISCVIAAIIFSVKEAGNVMDVFAKALGFIMIGLTLYVAFKSDPPMGEAVIKTFVPDQINELIILTIVGGTVGGYISFAGAHRLLDAGISGKENLKEVSKSSVSAILIASVMRAILFIAALGVVWHGISLGNDNPAAAVFESAAGKVGYKIFGLVLWSAAITSVVGSAFTSVSFARSIHPAMEKYFRQIIIGFILFSTIVFLIIGQPVRVLIAVGAINGLILPFALAIILSAAWRKSIYPDYNHPRWLSVVGWIVVVVMSYMGIKGLGSWF, from the coding sequence ATGAAAAAATCCTTTTTGTCGGGGCCCCTTGCTGGAGCGGCTTTTTTAATGGCTACTTCCGCGATCGGACCTGGCTTCATTACACAGACTACAAAGTTCACAGAACAACTCAGGGGAAGTTTTGGATTTGTGATATTGATCTCTGTGCTGCTCGACATTGGAGCACAGTTAAATATCTGGCGATTGGTTAGTGTGAGTAAAATGTATGCACAAGACCTTGCCAACAAAGTGTTGCCCGGAGCAGGTCATTTTCTCACCGTTTTGATTCTATTGGGAGGCCTTGCATTTAACATCGGCAATATTGCCGGTGCCGGATTGGGCCTTCAGGTGCTCACAGGTTGCAGCGTGGAGACGGGAGCTATTATCAGCTGTGTTATTGCTGCCATTATTTTTTCTGTTAAAGAAGCTGGCAATGTCATGGATGTTTTCGCAAAAGCGCTCGGATTTATTATGATCGGTCTGACTTTGTATGTCGCGTTTAAATCGGATCCTCCAATGGGAGAAGCAGTTATTAAAACCTTTGTCCCGGATCAAATCAATGAGTTGATCATTCTTACGATTGTCGGAGGTACAGTCGGTGGATATATCAGTTTTGCAGGTGCTCACCGACTGCTTGATGCAGGTATATCTGGCAAAGAGAATCTTAAAGAAGTTTCGAAAAGTTCGGTCTCAGCTATTCTGATTGCTTCAGTGATGAGAGCTATTTTGTTCATCGCTGCGCTGGGTGTTGTGTGGCATGGAATTTCATTAGGAAATGACAACCCCGCAGCTGCCGTGTTCGAAAGCGCAGCCGGCAAAGTCGGTTATAAAATTTTCGGACTGGTGCTGTGGAGTGCAGCCATTACTTCTGTGGTAGGATCTGCATTTACTTCTGTTTCTTTCGCGAGGTCAATTCACCCGGCGATGGAGAAGTACTTTCGTCAGATTATTATTGGATTCATCTTATTTTCAACGATCGTATTCCTCATCATTGGTCAACCCGTCAGGGTACTCATTGCTGTTGGAGCAATCAATGGATTGATTCTTCCGTTTGCCCTTGCCATTATCCTGTCAGCGGCATGGAGGAAAAGTATTTATCCTGATTACAATCATCCGAGATGGTTGTCCGTGGTCGGATGGATTGTAGTAGTCGTAATGTCCTACATGGGCATTAAAGGTCTGGGAAGCTGGTTCTAA
- a CDS encoding oxidoreductase, with product MPKTALVAGSTGLIGNQLLQLLLNDEAYTRVIAISRRKLSIENSKLINVVCELNQLNDRASELKADDVFCCLGTTMKQARSKEAFRTIDLDAPLALAKISKSNGVQNFLLISALGASKRSSVFYNQVKGEVEELIGQMGFNGYHIFRPSLLFGPRTEQRSGEDAAKVFFKIFGWLVPKKYKAIESIKVARAMLAFAKRGQQGSFVHESGELQSY from the coding sequence ATGCCCAAAACGGCATTAGTCGCAGGAAGTACCGGCCTCATCGGCAATCAACTTCTCCAGTTGCTGCTCAACGATGAAGCTTACACCCGGGTGATCGCCATCAGCAGGAGGAAACTTTCGATAGAAAACTCCAAGTTGATTAATGTTGTTTGTGAATTGAACCAATTGAACGACCGGGCGAGTGAGCTAAAAGCTGACGATGTCTTTTGTTGTCTGGGTACAACGATGAAGCAAGCACGTTCAAAAGAGGCATTCAGAACAATTGACCTGGATGCGCCATTGGCACTCGCCAAAATTTCCAAAAGTAATGGAGTCCAAAACTTTCTTCTGATTTCTGCCCTAGGTGCAAGCAAGCGCTCATCGGTCTTTTATAACCAGGTAAAAGGTGAAGTAGAGGAGCTGATCGGACAGATGGGTTTTAATGGTTATCATATTTTTCGTCCATCATTATTGTTTGGCCCACGTACTGAACAAAGAAGCGGTGAAGACGCAGCCAAAGTATTCTTCAAAATATTTGGTTGGCTTGTTCCGAAGAAATATAAGGCAATTGAATCGATCAAAGTCGCGAGGGCAATGCTCGCATTTGCAAAAAGAGGACAACAAGGAAGTTTTGTTCACGAATCCGGCGAACTGCAATCATACTGA
- a CDS encoding ABC transporter permease: MLKHFIIASRFLFNHREYSLINIGGLAVSLVAVFFISLYLFDELSFDRNHANADRIYRVIEHQKNNKGEETDMAGVAFLTAQIRNDIPAVGQTVKMTVLGRANISNSENANVFYEDMNFADQGLLNIFDFPLIEGQRENALSKPYTVLLTKSSAIRIFGTEKAVGKVLLSDRSNQPYTITGVLEDFPSNSHLQMNIIFSMASNASQEWYKRSETSDWSSNYFSTYYLLKSDADANSVSTTLTSLAKKNRAEKASPFYFWLQPLKDIHFHSASIRGGFSARSGEITYVYIFGAVGLFILLIALVNYVNLSTSLSINRGKEIGVKKVAGAYRSQLIFQFIAESNLVVFIAVILALGICNALLPAFNTFSGKTISMSTLVTPSTAIFLTAFTFFTGLLAGSYPAFYLSRMKPVEAIKGYSKMKYGSAWMRRGLVVFQFFLSIALIIATLTARQQIEYVNNKNLGFNQDQLIILDINSRAVRRGFETIKTELSKLPSTKSVTVSSRVPGEWKNLARVKAVTANEPTGLNCYFIGADQDFLRTFEISLLKGRNFREAFPADSSAILINETAASLLGIREPGDAMTIPSVNMAVSDEALDQPFKVNVIGIVKDFHFQSLHQKIAPMIIAYQNNPVQAIDYFTVRSTVKDLSMNLEAMQAIFYKVDNKHLLEYNFLDQRLANFYENDQKRSRLFVCAAAVAIALACLGLFSLASFNTAQRTKEIGIRKVLGASVSQVSLMLSKEYLRLVSFGFLFAIPVSYFALSSWLNSFAYHIEIGSVIILLAGIISISIALITVGYKSMQAALANPVKSLRSE, encoded by the coding sequence ATGTTAAAGCATTTCATCATTGCATCCCGTTTCCTTTTTAATCATCGGGAATACTCACTGATCAATATTGGAGGTCTGGCGGTAAGCCTGGTGGCGGTATTCTTTATTTCTCTTTACTTATTTGATGAGTTGAGTTTCGATAGAAATCACGCAAACGCAGATCGTATTTACAGGGTTATTGAACATCAAAAGAATAACAAGGGTGAAGAGACTGATATGGCCGGTGTGGCATTTCTAACTGCCCAGATCAGAAACGATATTCCTGCCGTTGGGCAAACGGTAAAGATGACGGTCCTGGGCAGAGCCAACATTTCCAATTCAGAAAATGCAAATGTCTTTTATGAAGACATGAATTTCGCCGACCAGGGACTGCTCAATATTTTTGACTTTCCATTAATTGAAGGTCAACGGGAAAATGCGTTAAGCAAACCCTACACGGTTCTTTTGACTAAGTCCTCAGCGATTCGAATTTTCGGAACTGAAAAGGCAGTAGGCAAAGTCCTCCTTAGTGATCGCAGCAATCAGCCTTACACGATTACAGGTGTGCTCGAAGATTTTCCTTCGAACTCTCATTTACAAATGAATATCATTTTTTCGATGGCGAGCAATGCCAGCCAGGAGTGGTATAAACGTAGCGAGACATCCGACTGGTCATCCAATTATTTTTCAACTTACTATCTTTTGAAGTCAGATGCAGATGCAAACTCCGTGAGTACCACGCTGACATCGTTAGCTAAAAAGAACAGGGCAGAAAAGGCATCTCCATTTTACTTCTGGCTTCAGCCACTGAAAGATATTCACTTCCATTCAGCCTCCATTCGTGGTGGCTTCAGCGCTCGTTCTGGAGAAATTACATACGTCTACATTTTTGGTGCGGTCGGACTGTTCATTTTATTAATTGCACTGGTTAACTATGTAAATCTTTCCACATCTCTTTCAATCAATCGTGGAAAAGAAATTGGTGTCAAGAAAGTTGCGGGAGCATATCGTAGTCAACTTATCTTTCAATTTATTGCCGAGTCAAACCTGGTTGTTTTCATTGCCGTCATACTTGCGCTCGGAATTTGTAACGCACTGCTCCCAGCTTTCAACACATTTTCCGGAAAGACAATCAGCATGAGCACCCTGGTAACACCATCCACTGCGATTTTCCTGACTGCGTTTACTTTTTTTACCGGCCTTTTGGCGGGAAGTTATCCTGCCTTTTACCTGTCGCGTATGAAACCTGTGGAAGCCATCAAAGGGTATTCCAAAATGAAATACGGCTCCGCCTGGATGAGAAGAGGACTCGTTGTATTTCAGTTTTTTCTATCTATCGCGTTGATTATTGCTACGCTTACTGCCCGCCAGCAAATTGAATATGTGAACAATAAGAACCTGGGATTCAACCAGGATCAGCTTATCATTTTGGACATTAACAGTAGAGCGGTGAGGCGAGGATTTGAAACAATTAAAACGGAACTCAGCAAACTTCCTTCAACGAAGAGTGTAACCGTCTCTTCACGCGTGCCTGGTGAATGGAAAAACCTGGCTCGTGTAAAAGCGGTGACAGCGAATGAGCCCACCGGCTTGAATTGTTACTTCATTGGCGCTGATCAGGACTTCTTAAGAACTTTCGAAATCTCTTTGCTCAAAGGCCGTAATTTCAGAGAGGCCTTTCCAGCTGACTCCAGTGCCATACTGATCAACGAGACCGCTGCATCATTACTGGGTATTCGCGAGCCGGGTGATGCCATGACCATACCATCAGTTAATATGGCTGTCTCCGATGAAGCTCTTGACCAGCCGTTCAAAGTAAATGTGATCGGTATTGTCAAAGACTTTCACTTTCAGAGCTTACATCAGAAAATAGCTCCCATGATAATCGCTTATCAAAATAATCCCGTACAAGCCATCGATTATTTTACCGTTCGTTCGACCGTCAAAGATTTGAGCATGAACCTTGAGGCGATGCAGGCTATATTTTACAAGGTGGATAACAAACACCTGCTTGAGTACAACTTCCTGGATCAACGCCTGGCTAACTTCTACGAAAATGATCAGAAAAGAAGCAGGTTGTTTGTTTGCGCTGCCGCTGTAGCGATTGCGTTGGCATGTCTTGGATTATTCTCGCTGGCTTCCTTCAATACTGCACAACGCACCAAAGAGATCGGTATCCGAAAAGTACTTGGGGCTTCTGTTAGTCAGGTGTCCTTAATGCTGTCAAAAGAGTACTTGCGATTGGTGTCTTTTGGCTTCTTGTTTGCTATTCCCGTTTCTTATTTTGCGCTAAGCAGCTGGTTGAACTCCTTCGCCTATCACATTGAAATTGGCTCGGTGATTATACTCCTGGCAGGCATCATTTCTATCTCGATTGCATTGATCACCGTAGGGTACAAGTCCATGCAGGCAGCGCTGGCCAATCCTGTAAAGTCGTTACGAAGCGAATAA
- the dtd gene encoding D-aminoacyl-tRNA deacylase, translating into MIAVIQRVSEASVTIEGLVKSKIEKGLLVLLGIEDADNAEDIEWLTGKIVNLRIFNDAEGVMNVSVKDDAGDIIVVSQFTLHASTKKGNRPSHIKASKPDVAIPLYEKFVSVLATQLGKPVQTGEFGADMKVKLLNDGPVTIVIDTKNKV; encoded by the coding sequence ATGATTGCGGTTATTCAACGTGTTTCGGAAGCTTCTGTAACAATAGAAGGACTCGTAAAATCCAAAATTGAAAAAGGGCTTCTCGTACTTCTGGGCATTGAGGATGCCGACAATGCCGAAGACATCGAATGGCTGACTGGTAAAATTGTGAATCTGCGGATTTTTAATGATGCCGAAGGGGTAATGAATGTCAGCGTGAAAGATGATGCTGGAGACATTATTGTTGTGAGTCAGTTTACACTTCACGCCAGCACAAAAAAAGGAAACAGGCCCAGTCACATCAAGGCGTCCAAGCCTGACGTGGCAATACCGCTCTACGAAAAATTTGTATCTGTGCTCGCGACACAACTTGGAAAACCGGTGCAAACAGGCGAGTTCGGTGCCGACATGAAAGTAAAATTACTGAACGATGGCCCCGTCACCATCGTCATTGACACCAAGAATAAAGTCTGA
- a CDS encoding allophanate hydrolase — protein MNKTFTISPLNENAALVSFGNVIDIDVNNRIIGLHKFLRQDSFSGFTESVPAYASLAVFYKGVSFKSVNKFLMKSLDELDFNEPAVVRPTLEIPVLYDGDDLDLVAELHQLAREEVIAIHTSRSYHVFMLGFLPGFSYMGTVDDRIATPRKSSPRILVPAGSVGIAGYQTGIYPQSSPGGWQLIGRTPLKIFDAGRSKTCLIDAGDQVKFSPISKTEFEKLNEY, from the coding sequence TTGAATAAGACTTTTACGATATCACCCCTCAATGAAAACGCAGCTTTGGTCTCATTCGGAAATGTTATTGACATAGATGTTAACAACCGGATAATTGGGTTGCACAAATTTTTGAGACAAGACTCATTTTCAGGATTTACGGAGTCTGTTCCAGCTTATGCTTCACTGGCAGTGTTTTACAAGGGAGTTTCCTTCAAATCGGTAAATAAATTTCTGATGAAGTCATTAGATGAATTGGATTTTAATGAGCCAGCGGTAGTCAGACCCACTCTGGAGATTCCGGTTTTGTACGATGGTGATGATCTTGACCTGGTTGCTGAGTTGCACCAACTCGCAAGGGAGGAAGTAATTGCTATTCATACATCCAGGTCATATCATGTATTTATGCTTGGATTCCTTCCCGGGTTTTCATACATGGGCACAGTTGACGACCGCATTGCTACGCCCCGAAAAAGTTCACCGCGCATCCTGGTTCCCGCAGGAAGTGTTGGTATTGCCGGATATCAGACCGGGATTTATCCGCAATCATCTCCAGGTGGATGGCAATTGATTGGGAGAACACCTCTTAAAATTTTTGATGCCGGAAGAAGCAAGACTTGCCTTATCGATGCCGGTGATCAGGTCAAATTTTCTCCAATCAGTAAGACCGAATTCGAAAAACTCAATGAGTATTAG
- a CDS encoding transcriptional regulator — protein MPRKKYDIFKAIADPSRRKIISLLTVSGALSITAIASDFKLSRQVVTRHINKLEQAGLVQIEDAGRERYCRVEFGPLKEVFDWVSFYEKFWDEKLNSLEAHLLKKN, from the coding sequence ATGCCAAGAAAGAAGTATGATATTTTTAAAGCAATAGCGGACCCGAGTAGACGGAAAATAATCAGTCTCCTGACAGTGTCAGGTGCTTTGTCCATTACTGCAATTGCCAGTGATTTTAAATTGAGCCGGCAGGTCGTTACGCGGCATATCAACAAACTGGAGCAGGCCGGCCTCGTGCAAATTGAAGATGCAGGGCGTGAAAGGTATTGCCGGGTAGAATTTGGTCCGTTAAAAGAAGTATTTGATTGGGTATCCTTTTATGAAAAATTCTGGGATGAGAAATTAAATTCGTTAGAAGCCCACCTCTTAAAAAAAAACTAA
- the galM gene encoding aldose 1-epimerase — MVQSSVSDSLKLFSISNANGMKMDVTNYGGRIISLFVPDKNGKSGDVVLGYDSLKQYLTGNLYFGAMIGRYGNRIAQGKFTLNGKAYQLAQNNGVNALHGGTSGYHGVYWDVTQSGNNSLRMTYRSKDGEENYPGNLDVTVTYTLTDGNELVIDYEAATDAETIVNLTHHSFFNLAGAGNGDILNHEMMINANEFTPVDVTLIPTGELRKVKGTNFDFTTPHRIGERIDQKDEQLSFGKGYDHNWVLNKKGNEFSLAAKVREPLSGRTMEVWTTEPGIQFYSGNFLDGTDVGKGNTPYPFRSAFCLETQHFPDSPNHANFPSTILKPGETYKQKTVYKFGVVK; from the coding sequence ATGGTGCAATCTTCTGTCAGCGATTCGCTCAAACTATTTTCCATTTCCAATGCCAATGGGATGAAGATGGATGTCACCAATTACGGTGGCCGCATTATTTCCCTGTTTGTGCCGGATAAGAACGGCAAGTCGGGTGATGTCGTTCTTGGATACGATTCGCTTAAACAGTACCTGACTGGCAATTTGTATTTCGGGGCGATGATCGGACGTTATGGCAACCGGATAGCCCAGGGAAAATTCACACTGAATGGCAAAGCGTATCAGCTTGCACAAAATAATGGAGTCAACGCATTACATGGAGGAACATCAGGATATCATGGAGTTTATTGGGACGTGACGCAATCCGGAAACAATTCGCTTCGCATGACTTATCGAAGTAAGGATGGAGAAGAGAATTATCCGGGCAATCTTGACGTGACTGTGACGTATACACTTACTGACGGCAACGAGTTGGTCATCGATTATGAAGCCGCGACAGATGCGGAAACGATTGTTAACCTGACACACCACTCCTTTTTTAACCTTGCGGGGGCAGGAAACGGAGACATCCTCAATCATGAGATGATGATAAACGCCAATGAATTTACCCCTGTTGATGTAACGCTGATACCAACAGGAGAGTTGAGAAAGGTAAAAGGCACAAACTTTGATTTCACTACGCCTCATAGAATAGGAGAGCGGATTGATCAAAAAGATGAGCAACTTAGTTTTGGGAAGGGTTACGACCACAATTGGGTATTAAATAAAAAGGGAAATGAATTTTCACTGGCTGCTAAAGTTAGAGAGCCTCTGAGCGGTCGTACGATGGAGGTGTGGACAACCGAACCAGGGATTCAATTCTACTCTGGAAATTTTTTAGATGGCACGGATGTGGGAAAGGGAAACACACCCTATCCATTCCGGTCGGCTTTCTGCCTGGAGACACAACATTTCCCGGACTCTCCAAATCACGCTAATTTCCCTTCTACGATATTGAAGCCTGGTGAGACGTACAAGCAAAAAACGGTGTACAAATTTGGGGTAGTAAAATAA
- a CDS encoding M23 family metallopeptidase yields the protein MPGYDVLNKTRYMKKNRLLSLLISFCALSAFAQESAASKSVADAFERTYNKDQYDSVFAMFSPEMKKALPLDKTREFLTGLKSQVGSITKKQFTSYQNSYAVYKTSFESATLALQLSIDDNKKIKGFYVKQFVDESQPKLERNVTRLKLPFKGEWTVFWGGDTKAQNYHVAYPAQKNAFDILITNGGKSFKTNGQANEDYYAFGQELIAPCDAEVVLAVDGIKDNKPGVLNPTYVPGNTVILKTDKNEFLFFAHFKQNSIVVKQGQKVKQGDLLGQCGNSGNSSEPHLHFHIQNIEDFNSAIGAKCFFEKIIVNGKVVTDYSPVKGEKIKNE from the coding sequence ATGCCAGGTTACGATGTTTTAAACAAAACTCGTTATATGAAAAAAAACAGGCTCTTGTCGTTACTTATTTCATTCTGTGCTTTATCAGCGTTTGCACAGGAGTCGGCTGCAAGTAAATCGGTGGCAGATGCCTTTGAGCGAACTTATAACAAAGATCAATACGACAGCGTTTTTGCCATGTTCTCGCCAGAGATGAAGAAGGCATTGCCACTGGACAAGACCCGGGAATTTCTCACTGGACTGAAATCACAGGTCGGTTCAATCACCAAAAAACAATTTACGAGTTATCAGAATTCATACGCAGTATATAAGACTTCGTTCGAGAGTGCTACGCTGGCGCTACAGTTGTCAATAGACGACAACAAAAAAATCAAAGGGTTTTACGTCAAGCAATTTGTTGACGAAAGTCAGCCGAAGCTTGAGCGAAACGTGACCCGATTGAAACTGCCTTTCAAAGGTGAGTGGACTGTGTTCTGGGGAGGCGACACCAAGGCGCAGAATTACCACGTGGCATACCCGGCACAAAAGAACGCTTTCGACATTTTGATTACCAACGGAGGAAAATCTTTTAAAACCAATGGTCAGGCCAACGAAGACTACTATGCTTTCGGACAGGAGTTGATCGCACCATGCGATGCTGAGGTGGTCTTGGCTGTAGATGGCATCAAAGACAATAAGCCTGGCGTACTCAACCCGACTTATGTCCCTGGCAACACCGTCATCTTAAAGACCGACAAAAATGAATTCTTGTTCTTCGCTCACTTCAAGCAAAATTCGATTGTAGTGAAACAAGGGCAGAAGGTGAAGCAAGGCGATCTTCTCGGGCAATGTGGTAACTCAGGAAACTCTTCCGAACCACACTTGCATTTCCATATTCAGAATATTGAAGACTTCAACTCTGCGATTGGCGCAAAGTGTTTTTTTGAAAAGATTATCGTTAATGGGAAAGTTGTTACGGATTATTCTCCTGTCAAAGGAGAAAAAATAAAGAATGAATAA
- the hisC_1 gene encoding histidinol-phosphate aminotransferase yields the protein MKSKFTRRDWFKSTVALTTGLAFSSSVLDGLAAPMSKAEEDFYSNPYNGKTRLNSNENPYGPSEKAKKAVMQILSEANRYPFSAIDEFKEILAKKEGVSKDYIHVGAGSGDLLCQSGAAFGIEGGRIVSGYPTFPALMNYAQVFNATWDKIDLNEKLEFDYNTLAGAIKSDTRLVFVCNPNNPTGTVVDPNKVRAFCEEISKKVPVYADEAYLEFLEPAQQISMVDLVKKDMNVVVSRTFSKVYGLAGLRMGYIVARPELIKKIARYGGGIPINQTAIAAATASLGDENFMAMVRSKNAVARKVMTDYLDQKKYSYGKTLTNFVFFPAPKDGKSILKGMEDAGYLMRIWDYQQKEWCRVSIGTEEEMKGFVKAFGDFVA from the coding sequence ATGAAATCGAAATTTACACGCAGAGATTGGTTTAAGTCGACTGTTGCACTGACAACAGGTTTGGCTTTTTCATCATCGGTACTTGATGGCTTGGCTGCTCCCATGAGCAAGGCTGAGGAAGATTTTTATTCAAATCCCTACAACGGAAAAACCCGGTTGAACTCTAACGAGAATCCTTACGGACCGTCGGAGAAAGCAAAAAAAGCTGTGATGCAAATTTTATCAGAAGCCAACCGCTATCCGTTTTCTGCCATAGATGAGTTTAAGGAAATCCTGGCAAAAAAAGAAGGTGTATCAAAGGACTATATTCATGTTGGTGCAGGTTCCGGAGATTTATTATGCCAGTCGGGTGCAGCATTTGGAATAGAAGGCGGTCGCATTGTTTCCGGATATCCTACTTTCCCGGCACTCATGAATTATGCGCAGGTTTTCAATGCAACGTGGGATAAGATTGATCTGAATGAAAAGCTGGAATTCGATTATAATACATTGGCGGGCGCAATCAAGAGTGACACACGCCTGGTGTTTGTCTGCAATCCGAATAACCCGACGGGTACGGTTGTCGATCCAAATAAAGTGAGAGCGTTCTGTGAAGAAATTTCTAAAAAAGTGCCAGTGTATGCCGATGAAGCCTACCTGGAATTTTTGGAACCCGCGCAACAAATATCAATGGTTGACTTAGTGAAGAAAGACATGAACGTGGTAGTGTCCCGCACTTTCTCAAAAGTGTATGGCCTTGCAGGACTCCGGATGGGCTATATCGTTGCCAGGCCCGAGCTCATTAAGAAAATAGCCAGGTATGGAGGAGGTATCCCCATCAATCAAACCGCTATTGCTGCTGCAACCGCGAGCTTGGGAGACGAAAACTTCATGGCAATGGTGCGGAGCAAAAATGCTGTCGCGCGCAAAGTGATGACCGATTACCTAGATCAGAAAAAATATTCCTACGGCAAGACGCTCACGAACTTTGTATTCTTCCCGGCACCTAAAGATGGTAAATCGATTTTGAAAGGAATGGAAGATGCCGGATACCTCATGCGTATCTGGGATTACCAGCAAAAGGAATGGTGCCGTGTCAGTATCGGTACCGAGGAGGAAATGAAGGGCTTTGTCAAGGCATTTGGCGATTTTGTTGCCTGA